The proteins below come from a single Bubalus kerabau isolate K-KA32 ecotype Philippines breed swamp buffalo chromosome 19, PCC_UOA_SB_1v2, whole genome shotgun sequence genomic window:
- the AMN gene encoding protein amnionless gives MSAPGLVLLWLQLCALTRATYKVWVPNTNFDDATNWSQNRPPCAGAAVEFPTDKTLSVLVREGHSISDMLLPLDGEFVLASGAGFGAADAGSRPDCGPGARARFLDPDRFLWLDPRLWRSGDAGRGLFSVDAERVPCRHDDVVFPADASFRVGLGPGAGTVRVRSVQALGQTFARDEDLAAFLASRAGRLRFHGPGALSVDPEACADPSGCVCGNAEAQPWICAALLQPLGGGCPQAACLEPLRPEGQCCDLCGAVVSLTHGPAFDLQQYRARLLHAFLALPQYQGLQVAVSKVPRPPGLREASDAKADTEIQVVLVEAGPETGGAGRLARALLADIAEHGEALGILSATARESGAPVWGGSAAGLNAPARAGLAGGLAAAGLLVLMALLAGALLLRREGRLRWRRRDEAAPARAGAPLGFHNPVFYAADSAEALPAPKSDQRSSSRSYFLNPLFGEAEAEA, from the exons ATGAGCGCGCCGGGCCTGGTGCTGCTGTGGCTGCAGCTGTGCG ccctgacGCGGGCCACCTACAAAGTCTGGGTCCCCAACACCAACTTTGATGATGCCACCAACTGGAGCCAGAACCGGCCCCCGTGCGCGGGCGCTGCTGTGGAGTTCCCCACGGACAAG ACGCTGTCAGTCCTGGTGCGAGAAGGTCACAGCATCTCAGACATG cTCTTGCCGCTGGACGGGGAATTCGTCCTGGCCTCGGGAGCTGGATTCGGCGCCGCGGACGCCGGCTCGCGCCCGGACTGCGGCCCAG GAGCCCGCGCGCGCTTCCTCGACCCCGACCGCTTCCTGTGGCTCGATCCGCGCCTGTGGCGCTCCGGGGACGCGGGGCGCGGCCTCTTCTCCGTGGACGCCGAGCGCGTGCCCTGCCGCCACGACGACGTCGTCTTCCCGGCCGACGCCTCCTTCCGGGTGGGCCTGGGCCCGGGCGCCGGCACCGTGCGCGTCCGCAGCGTCCAGGCGCTGGGCCAG ACGTTCGCGCGCGACGAGGACCTGGCGGCTTTCTTGGCGTCCCGCGCGGGCCGCCTGCGCTTCCACGGGCCGGGCGCTCTGAGCGTGGACCCCGAGGCCTGCGCGGACCCGTCGGGCTGCGTCTGCGGCAACGCCGAG GCGCAGCCGTGGATCTGCGCCGCACTGCTCCAACCCCTGGGTGGCGGCTGCCCCCAGGCCGCCTGCCTGGAGCCCCTCCGGCCCGAAGGGCAGTGCTGCGACCTCTGCG GAGCTGTCGTGTCGCTGACCCACGGCCCTGCCTTTGACCTGCAGCAGTACCGGGCGCGGCTGCTGCACGCCTTCCTGGCTCTG CCCCAGTACCAAGGGCTGCAAGTGGCCGTGTCCAAGGTCCCGCGCCCGCCCGGGCTCCGCGAAGCCTCAGACGCGAAGGCGGACACGGAGATCCAGGTGGTGCTGGTAGAGGCCGGGCCCGAGACCGGCGGCGCGGGGCGCCTGGCCCGGGCCCTCCTGGCGGACATCGCGGAGCACG GCGAGGCCCTCGGAATCCTCTCGGCGACCGCTCGAGAGTCGGGCGCGCCCGTCTGGGGCGGCTCGGCGGCGGGGTTGAACGCGCCGGCGCGCGCGGGGCTGGCGGGCGGCTTGGCGGCCGCGGGGCTGCTGGTGCTAATGGCGCTGCTGGCGGGGGCACTGCTGCTGCGCCGCGAGGGGAGGCTCAG GTGGAGGAGGCGCGACGAGGCGGCCCCCGCTCGGGCCGGGGCGCCGCTGGGCTTCCACAACCCGGTGTTCTACGCGGCGGACTCCGCGGAGGCG CTCCCGGCCCCGAAGTCGGACCAAAGGAGCTCCAGCCGCAGCTACTTCCTTAATCCGCTGTTCGGCGAAGCGGAGGCTGAGGCCTGA